GGGAAAGTTTAGATCAGACGGATAAAAACGACTAATCAATATATCACCAAAACAATTTAAAATCCAACATTTCCAAATATGTAAGTAATATCTATGACTAATTGCTAAAATACTAAATCTTAATCGATTAACTGTAGATTTAAATTCAGGAGCATCAGGTCGGTATGTGGCTAGATATTTGCAATCGATGGAAAGGCACGTCTTTAAAAAGCTTTATTCCGCTGTTTCTAGTAGGAGTCAGCTTGATTAGTGCGATCGCTGCCTGCTCTCCTGGTAATAGTGGCAGCGCTTCCACAAGAAAAGAACTTACCTTGGTGAGCTACGCTGTCACCCGCGCCGCATATAAAAACATTATTCCCCTATTTACAGAATACTGGCGAGACAAAACCGGACAGACAGTCACCTTTGGCCAAAGCTACGGCGGCTCAGGCTCCCAAACTCGTGCAGTGATTAACGGTTTAGAAGCCGACATAGTAGCCCTAGCACTATCGGCAGACACCCAGCAAATCCAGGATGCCGGACTGATTAAAGCAGGCTGGGAGAAAAAGACACCCAACGGCGACGGTATTGTTCACAGCTCTGTGGGAGTCATCGTTACCCGCGAAGGCAACCCCAAAAATATTAAAACCTGGGATGATTTAGCCCGCGATGATGTCAGAGTGATTACGGCAAACCCCAAAACCTCCGGTGGCGCTCGTTGGAACTACATGGCCTTGTGGGGGAATGTAATCAAAACAAGCGGCACAGAAGCACAAGCCAAAGACTTTGTAACTAAAGTCTACGGCAACGTGCCAGTTTTACCCAGAGATGCCCGTGAAGCCACTGATGCATTCTTTGCCCAAAAACAAGGAGATGCACTGATTAACTATGAAAACGAAGTCATCTTAGCTAAACAGCAGGGACAGGACTTACCTTATGTAGTTCCCAATATTAATATTTCTATTGATAGCCCGATTGCCGTAGTAGATAGCTATGTGGATCGGCAAGGTAACCGCGAAGTAGCAGAAGCATTTGTCCAGTTTCTCTTTACCCCCCCAGCCCAGCGCGAATTCGCCAAAGTAGGCTTCCGGCCTGTCATCCCGGAAGTAGTCGCGGAATTTGCCGAAAACTATCCCAAAATCTCCACCCTGTTCACCATCGCAGACTTTGGCGGTTGGAATCAAGTCAGCCCCAAATTCTTTGCTGATGGCGCAATCTTTGACGACATCCAAGCCAATATAGCAAGTCGCTAGGTCTAACTCATATTCTGTAGCCATGACAGTTTCCAAAACACAGTCTACCTCCCCCTCCGCGCCCAAAAATTGGCTCAAGGGCTTTTCTTTGCCGTGGGGGGTCACCATTACCTATCTCTCCATCGTCTTGTTGCTGCCTGTGTCCGCCTTAATACTGCGGGCTGCAACCCTCTCACCAGCAGAATTTTGGCGGCTGGCTACTGCTCCCGTTGCCCTATCAACCTATAACATCACCTTTGGCACTGCCCTCTTTGCCGCCGCTATCAACTGTGTGGCTGGCACTGCCACAGCCTGGGTGCTGGTGCGCTACGAATTCCCTTTTAAACGGGTTTTAGATGCGGTGATTGACCTGCCCTTTGCTCTACCCACAGCAGTTGCAGGTATCACCCTCGCCACAGTTTACAGTGAGCAAGGCTGGA
The Nodularia sp. LEGE 06071 genome window above contains:
- a CDS encoding sulfate ABC transporter substrate-binding protein, whose product is MWLDICNRWKGTSLKSFIPLFLVGVSLISAIAACSPGNSGSASTRKELTLVSYAVTRAAYKNIIPLFTEYWRDKTGQTVTFGQSYGGSGSQTRAVINGLEADIVALALSADTQQIQDAGLIKAGWEKKTPNGDGIVHSSVGVIVTREGNPKNIKTWDDLARDDVRVITANPKTSGGARWNYMALWGNVIKTSGTEAQAKDFVTKVYGNVPVLPRDAREATDAFFAQKQGDALINYENEVILAKQQGQDLPYVVPNINISIDSPIAVVDSYVDRQGNREVAEAFVQFLFTPPAQREFAKVGFRPVIPEVVAEFAENYPKISTLFTIADFGGWNQVSPKFFADGAIFDDIQANIASR